In Pleurocapsa sp. PCC 7319, the following are encoded in one genomic region:
- a CDS encoding ShlB/FhaC/HecB family hemolysin secretion/activation protein, which yields MIVKIAIIRQHVVKILILIGEVAALLAIAFTIEPCSPVIAQPAININNTNASATVKKIRVQGYTIFSEKEIEKIIKPYRGKNLDFNQLRNITEALTDLYVSKGYITSGAFIPEQEIVDGIIDIRVVEGKLEDVGIKGLKQLQENYVRSFISSAQNSLVSNTDSKSESNSDRSSPLNINNIEEELELLKRNSSIANIEAELVKGTQPNLSVLIVEIEETSPFEAKLSFDNYRSPSVGEFQGTLSTGYRNLIGISDRVFAQYNLTEGFDAYSIGYGIPIISNNGTFSFEYRYGDSKIIEDSFEEADIRAEADTVSLQYRQPIIYKSNREVAVGLAFERQNSETFVLDNEPFSFTDGPQQGKSVTSVLKLTGDWVERSSSSVFGVNSELNFGLDAFDATVNNNAPDGLFFSWLGQAQWTQALNQDKDLLLVTRLVTQLSPDSLLPLEQFTLGGVGTVRGYRQNQEVGDNAVVGTVEVYLPLIGDRIGSSKLNLVPFFDGGTVWDNNSDESEALASLGIGLDWQFKEFLSLRADWGVPLINTSDRGNSLQDNGFSFSLQVQPF from the coding sequence ATGATAGTAAAAATTGCGATAATTAGACAACACGTAGTAAAAATATTAATACTGATTGGCGAAGTTGCTGCCCTTTTGGCGATCGCTTTTACAATAGAGCCATGTAGTCCAGTCATAGCTCAACCAGCTATCAATATAAATAATACAAACGCATCAGCCACAGTAAAGAAAATCAGAGTACAAGGCTACACTATTTTTTCGGAAAAGGAAATAGAAAAAATAATCAAGCCCTATCGCGGCAAAAATCTTGACTTTAACCAATTGAGAAATATTACCGAAGCTCTTACCGATCTATATGTATCAAAAGGCTATATAACTTCAGGAGCATTCATACCAGAACAAGAAATTGTCGATGGCATTATTGATATACGAGTTGTAGAGGGAAAGCTCGAAGATGTTGGCATAAAAGGACTTAAACAGCTTCAAGAAAATTACGTCCGTTCTTTTATAAGTTCAGCACAAAATTCTTTAGTATCAAATACTGACTCGAAAAGCGAATCTAACTCAGATCGGTCTTCTCCTTTGAATATTAATAACATAGAAGAAGAATTAGAACTATTAAAACGCAATTCCTCTATTGCCAATATTGAAGCTGAGTTAGTCAAAGGTACTCAACCAAATCTAAGTGTTCTGATCGTAGAAATAGAAGAAACATCTCCTTTTGAGGCTAAGTTAAGTTTTGATAACTATCGTTCTCCCAGCGTAGGTGAGTTCCAGGGAACATTGTCAACTGGCTACAGAAATTTAATCGGGATTAGCGATCGCGTTTTTGCTCAATATAATTTAACTGAAGGATTTGATGCATACTCAATCGGCTACGGAATTCCCATAATTTCTAACAACGGAACATTTAGCTTTGAATATCGCTATGGAGATAGCAAAATTATTGAGGATTCTTTTGAAGAAGCAGATATTCGGGCAGAAGCCGATACGGTTTCATTACAGTATCGCCAACCGATTATCTATAAATCGAACAGGGAAGTAGCTGTAGGTTTAGCTTTTGAGAGGCAAAATAGCGAAACTTTTGTTTTAGACAACGAGCCTTTTTCTTTTACTGATGGTCCACAACAGGGTAAGTCAGTAACTTCAGTTCTTAAACTTACTGGAGATTGGGTTGAGCGGTCTTCAAGTTCGGTATTTGGAGTTAATTCTGAATTGAATTTTGGCTTAGATGCCTTTGATGCCACGGTTAATAATAATGCCCCTGATGGACTGTTTTTTAGCTGGCTGGGTCAAGCACAATGGACACAAGCACTAAATCAGGATAAAGATTTACTGTTAGTTACAAGATTAGTTACACAGCTATCTCCAGATTCCTTATTACCTTTAGAGCAGTTTACCTTGGGTGGTGTGGGTACGGTGCGGGGCTATCGTCAGAACCAAGAAGTAGGAGATAATGCTGTTGTCGGAACAGTCGAAGTTTATCTTCCTCTAATTGGCGATCGCATTGGTTCGAGCAAATTAAATTTAGTTCCCTTTTTTGATGGGGGAACAGTATGGGACAACAATAGCGACGAATCCGAAGCGTTAGCAAGCCTAGGCATAGGTTTGGACTGGCAATTTAAAGAGTTTTTGTCCTTAAGAGCAGATTGGGGCGTTCCTTTAATTAATACTAGCGATCGCGGTAATTCACTACAGGATAATGGTTTTTCTTTTTCACTTCAGGTACAACCTTTTTGA
- a CDS encoding response regulator, whose amino-acid sequence MKNLPSVLLIDDETGFQEAFTESLKAESKKKLFQLELASSGKQGLAIINKNNKQGRKTFAFIDIILPDLQGDKLIEEVDRENNNTKGILISAHKSDLELKQITNKYDWLIDSISKPLNKDKLKNAVNSFIGNSDLSTFNYASLDQGTAEFLLQETKEIKSLMKRTVEGIIETGERLQRVKQRLQHGEFMTWVENEIKCHYSTALHFMRVWETFGEQKEQIADVGINVSVLYLLSAPSMPEQLRTEIVEMAKAGNPVSFAEAKRLKKEYTARESNDSLAEKQESITTIDVTANSESAQLKTSQLKSSEKQQIVGIIPKAKPEPKFWNLGKHLLYCGSAQDPEFRDILPETVSLNVGFPDSQFWSKEFLFTVDAKSTLIFHSVFQDLDLVTLRNIIKNSIELCTESEDKIVFSFLPYPEMLVLADNLKCQCFVAESDFKRCQDVVIFWKSLHNQS is encoded by the coding sequence ATGAAAAATCTTCCTTCTGTACTATTAATTGACGACGAAACTGGATTTCAAGAGGCATTTACTGAATCTTTGAAGGCAGAATCGAAAAAAAAACTTTTCCAACTGGAATTAGCTAGTTCGGGAAAGCAAGGATTAGCAATTATTAACAAGAATAATAAACAAGGAAGAAAAACTTTTGCCTTTATTGACATAATTCTTCCCGATCTTCAAGGAGATAAGTTGATTGAAGAAGTCGATCGGGAAAATAACAATACGAAAGGCATTTTAATCTCAGCTCATAAGAGCGATCTTGAACTAAAACAAATTACGAATAAGTATGATTGGCTTATAGATTCTATATCAAAACCTCTCAATAAAGATAAACTTAAAAATGCAGTCAACTCATTTATAGGCAATTCTGATCTTTCAACATTCAATTACGCATCTCTAGATCAAGGTACTGCTGAATTTTTGCTTCAAGAAACTAAAGAGATTAAGTCTCTTATGAAGCGAACTGTTGAAGGAATAATTGAAACAGGAGAAAGATTGCAGCGAGTAAAACAAAGACTTCAGCATGGAGAATTCATGACATGGGTAGAGAATGAGATTAAATGCCATTATTCAACTGCTTTGCATTTCATGCGCGTGTGGGAAACTTTTGGCGAACAGAAAGAGCAAATTGCCGATGTAGGTATTAACGTTTCTGTTCTTTATTTGTTATCTGCACCGAGTATGCCAGAACAATTGCGTACTGAAATTGTGGAGATGGCGAAAGCAGGTAATCCAGTTTCTTTTGCCGAGGCAAAGCGTTTGAAAAAGGAATATACTGCGCGTGAAAGTAATGATAGTTTGGCAGAAAAACAAGAATCTATCACTACTATTGATGTCACTGCTAATTCAGAATCTGCTCAACTTAAAACTTCTCAGCTTAAATCAAGTGAAAAACAACAGATTGTAGGCATCATTCCTAAGGCAAAACCCGAACCAAAGTTTTGGAACTTGGGCAAACATCTGCTTTATTGTGGCTCGGCTCAAGATCCTGAATTTCGCGATATTTTACCAGAAACTGTTTCTTTAAATGTAGGATTTCCCGATTCTCAATTTTGGAGTAAAGAATTTCTTTTCACAGTTGATGCTAAATCTACATTGATATTTCATTCTGTTTTTCAGGATTTAGATTTGGTTACTTTAAGAAATATTATTAAAAATAGTATTGAGCTTTGTACTGAATCTGAAGATAAAATAGTTTTTTCTTTTCTACCCTATCCTGAAATGCTAGTCCTCGCTGACAATCTTAAATGTCAGTGTTTTGTAGCTGAGAGTGATTTTAAACGGTGTCAAGATGTAGTTATTTTTTGGAAGAGCTTGCATAATCAAAGTTAG